A part of Halobaculum sp. MBLA0143 genomic DNA contains:
- a CDS encoding acc operon protein translates to MSEDDSEPATLADALTLPADATADETAAITAAVGAHIRDQAAAAAAAEASGDDEETWDDRRWRFAGRAQALQGRAARAPDGAPADAWTASGRTDRF, encoded by the coding sequence ATGAGCGAGGACGACAGCGAGCCGGCGACGCTCGCGGACGCGCTGACGCTGCCGGCGGACGCGACGGCAGACGAGACGGCGGCGATCACGGCCGCCGTCGGCGCTCACATCCGCGATCAGGCGGCCGCCGCGGCCGCGGCCGAAGCGTCGGGTGACGACGAGGAGACCTGGGACGACCGTCGGTGGCGCTTCGCCGGCCGGGCCCAGGCGCTCCAGGGCCGTGCCGCGCGGGCTCCCGACGGCGCTCCGGCGGACGCCTGGACCGCTTCGGGCCGGACGGATCGGTTCTGA